One Buchnera aphidicola (Anoecia corni) genomic region harbors:
- the ybeY gene encoding rRNA maturation RNase YbeY, which translates to MNKYSAKLDLFKNKDMRIPSKKHFKNLVQIVSNDQQKSIFVSIKCVKKIEMIRLNKLYRNINKETNVLAFPFRGPFVNQEIKNFIGDLAICYETVIQESIQEKKTILYHFSHIIIHGILHLIGFDHLNDSSAKKMESLEQKLLLISN; encoded by the coding sequence ATGAATAAATATAGTGCAAAATTAGATTTGTTTAAAAATAAAGACATGAGAATTCCATCTAAAAAACATTTTAAAAATTTAGTTCAAATCGTTTCTAATGATCAACAAAAATCTATTTTTGTTTCTATAAAATGTGTAAAAAAAATTGAAATGATACGTTTAAATAAATTATACAGAAACATTAATAAAGAAACTAATGTCCTTGCTTTTCCATTTAGAGGACCATTTGTTAATCAAGAAATAAAAAATTTTATTGGAGATTTAGCTATATGTTATGAAACAGTAATTCAAGAATCGATCCAAGAAAAAAAAACTATACTCTATCATTTTTCGCATATTATAATTCATGGAATATTGCATTTAATTGGATTTGATCATTTAAATGATAGTTCAGCAAAAAAAATGGAGTCTTTAGAACAAAAATTATTATTAATTTCGAATTAA
- a CDS encoding HlyC/CorC family transporter, whose translation MSNNQSKKNFFSLLFHRLFNDEPKSRKELLSLIKESEQNSLIDQTTCKMIERVIDITKRRVKEIMIPKPNIVTLELTFTLEECLNIIIKSAHSRFPVISSDKNYVEGFLIAKDLLSFMQNPKKKFFVKNVLRPAIVVPESKYVDDMLKEFKAKRFHIAIVIDEFGVVSGLVTIEDILELIVGDIYDEFDTNEEENIFKINEKKFIVKGFTSIKEFNETFNTNFKSDNVDTIGGFLTKKIERLPVEGEVITIKNLKFEISILNNRHIVQMKVSILN comes from the coding sequence ATGAGCAATAATCAATCAAAAAAAAACTTTTTTTCCCTGTTATTTCATCGATTATTTAATGATGAACCAAAAAGTAGAAAAGAATTACTTTCTTTAATAAAAGAATCTGAACAAAATTCTTTAATAGATCAAACTACGTGTAAAATGATAGAAAGAGTTATAGACATTACTAAACGTCGTGTGAAAGAAATAATGATACCTAAACCAAATATTGTTACTTTAGAATTAACATTTACCCTTGAAGAATGTTTAAATATTATCATTAAATCAGCACATTCTAGATTTCCAGTTATTAGTTCAGATAAGAATTATGTAGAAGGATTTTTGATAGCGAAAGATTTATTATCTTTTATGCAAAACCCTAAAAAAAAATTTTTTGTTAAAAATGTACTACGCCCTGCTATTGTAGTACCTGAAAGTAAATATGTTGACGATATGCTTAAAGAATTTAAAGCTAAAAGATTTCATATAGCGATAGTAATAGATGAGTTTGGAGTAGTTTCTGGATTGGTAACTATTGAAGACATTTTAGAATTAATTGTTGGTGATATATACGATGAATTTGATACAAATGAAGAAGAGAATATTTTTAAAATTAATGAAAAAAAATTTATTGTAAAAGGATTTACTTCTATTAAAGAATTTAACGAAACATTTAATACTAATTTTAAAAGTGATAACGTAGATACTATAGGAGGATTTTTAACTAAAAAAATAGAAAGGCTACCTGTAGAAGGAGAAGTGATAACTATAAAAAATTTAAAATTTGAAATATCGATATTAAACAACAGGCATATTGTTCAAATGAAAGTATCAATTTTAAATTGA